In one Candidatus Bathyarchaeota archaeon genomic region, the following are encoded:
- a CDS encoding DUF1786 domain-containing protein produces the protein MKILAIDIGAGTQDILLFDSQKKSIENCVKMVLPSPSQVLAAKTREATMLRRDLFIKGDIVGGGAFSFALREHLKSGLRVIMTENAAYTIRNDLDEVKQLGIEVIKRENPPIGFKGEILTIEEVNIRELRAFLTGFGETLSDVDVVTIAVQDHGVFPKGMSNRRFRIQTMRELLRDNPRLENLAFSEEEIPSCFLRMRSAAQASRRQLPKAKVLLMDTSPDAILGCLKDQSVEKANPVLVVNVGNGHTMAAIVSSGEVKGVMEHHTHLLNSRKIEQLLIDFADGRLTDEKVFEDNGHGLFLLSKPPGFSKIEMVATTGPNRNILAKTDLPVHFAAPAGDVMMTGPIGLVEAVKRKFKLE, from the coding sequence ATGAAAATCCTGGCAATCGATATAGGAGCGGGTACACAAGACATTTTACTGTTTGACAGCCAAAAGAAAAGCATTGAAAACTGTGTTAAAATGGTCTTACCCTCGCCTTCCCAAGTTTTAGCAGCGAAAACAAGAGAAGCCACGATGCTTCGTAGGGACCTTTTTATAAAAGGTGATATTGTCGGTGGTGGCGCTTTTTCCTTTGCCTTAAGAGAACACTTGAAAAGCGGATTACGAGTAATAATGACCGAAAATGCTGCTTACACCATAAGAAATGATCTTGACGAAGTTAAACAACTTGGAATTGAGGTAATTAAAAGGGAAAACCCACCAATAGGTTTCAAGGGAGAAATATTAACTATTGAAGAGGTAAACATTAGGGAACTTCGAGCGTTTTTAACAGGGTTTGGGGAAACTCTTTCAGATGTGGATGTTGTAACTATTGCGGTTCAAGACCATGGAGTTTTTCCTAAGGGAATGAGTAATAGACGGTTCCGCATTCAAACGATGAGAGAACTGTTGAGAGATAATCCGAGACTCGAAAACTTGGCTTTTAGCGAAGAAGAGATTCCGTCATGCTTTCTAAGAATGAGGTCTGCGGCTCAAGCCTCAAGAAGGCAGCTGCCTAAAGCTAAAGTCCTGCTCATGGATACGTCCCCAGACGCCATACTCGGGTGTTTAAAAGACCAATCTGTTGAGAAAGCTAACCCAGTTCTCGTTGTTAATGTAGGCAATGGACACACTATGGCTGCGATAGTCTCAAGTGGGGAAGTTAAAGGAGTGATGGAACACCATACACACTTACTAAATTCTCGAAAGATTGAGCAGCTTTTGATTGATTTCGCAGACGGAAGACTAACCGATGAGAAGGTGTTCGAAGATAACGGTCATGGCTTATTCCTTTTGTCAAAGCCCCCAGGTTTCTCTAAAATAGAAATGGTTGCAACAACCGGACCAAATAGAAACATACTAGCTAAAACCGATCTCCCTGTTCACTTTGCAGCTCCAGCGGGCGATGTAATGATGACTGGACCAATAGGTTTGGTTGAGGCGGTTAAAAGAAAGTTCAAGCTTGAATAA